GTCGCCGACAACATCGCCGTGGAGATCACCGGAAAGGGCGAACGTCGGTCATTCGACGGTGATGGCGAGTGCTTCATTGAGATCGGTGACGGCAAGGCCGGATTCGGTAGCGGCAACTTCTATGCCGACCCCGTTCCGGACGTGCGGCTGCGGGGTCCAAATCGCGCTTTGCACCTCGGCAAGATCGCGTTCGAGAAATACTGGCTGTCCGGGTGGGCTTAACCATGTGCGAGTTGTTCGGCATGAGTGCGCGCCGCCCGACCGATGTGAACCGGTCGCTCGCGCTGCTGCGTCCGCGCGGCGGTGAGATTGGCCCGCATTCGGACGGTTGGGGAGTGGCGTTTTACGAGGGTCGCGCGGCGCGCGTTTTCAAGGAGCCCGTTCCGGCAGCCGAGAGCGGTTGCCTCGCATTCATCAGCGACTACGGGTTCCAGAGTCGCACCGTTATAGGGCACATACGGCGAGCAAATCCCGCTGCGTTCGGCCGCTCGTCGGCCAACACACATCCCTTCGAACGCGAGTTGGGCGGGCGTTCCTGGGTGTTCGCTCACAACGGCAAGCTTGACGGCCTGCGCGACGACCCGACTCTCGTCTCTCACCGGTTCTTGCCCATCGGAGAGACAGACTCCGAATTC
This portion of the Acidibrevibacterium fodinaquatile genome encodes:
- a CDS encoding class II glutamine amidotransferase, with translation MCELFGMSARRPTDVNRSLALLRPRGGEIGPHSDGWGVAFYEGRAARVFKEPVPAAESGCLAFISDYGFQSRTVIGHIRRANPAAFGRSSANTHPFERELGGRSWVFAHNGKLDGLRDDPTLVSHRFLPIGETDSEFAFCLLLEAIARGGDEANSLCCGVVEAIRHLIRRLSRIGEFNFLLSDGECLFVHAHTHMNMLHRHCLIDGCEQEVVLLATSPLTDEIWTPLTGLHAFADGREWVHSATLLSEETLA